A part of Luteolibacter flavescens genomic DNA contains:
- a CDS encoding transposase: MNILVMDKLGSHKDKKALGMLACAGVKMRFLPAYSPACNPIELMWSKVEAQGGNPKTKTPALDETKAGAKCFLRIDIDARS, translated from the coding sequence GTGAACATCCTCGTGATGGACAAGCTCGGCTCCCATAAGGACAAGAAAGCGCTCGGAATGCTGGCGTGCGCCGGGGTGAAGATGCGGTTTTTGCCCGCCTACTCGCCGGCTTGCAATCCGATCGAGCTGATGTGGAGCAAGGTGGAGGCGCAGGGCGGAAACCCGAAAACAAAAACACCCGCTTTGGATGAAACCAAAGCGGGCGCAAAATGTTTTCTTCGAATTGATATCGACGCTCGATCCTGA